The Oncorhynchus clarkii lewisi isolate Uvic-CL-2024 unplaced genomic scaffold, UVic_Ocla_1.0 unplaced_contig_4472_pilon_pilon, whole genome shotgun sequence DNA window GTCGAGATGCTTTAATTTTAGCCAAAAAGTTTGCTCCATCTAATGCATAACATTAACTGTTAGACTGTAGCTTTTAAGCTGGGCCCAGAAATTGGGCCCGGCttctctcaaggccatcagactgttaaacagccaccactaacattgagaggctgctgcccacattgagacccaatcacggTTCATTTTAAATGTCActctaataatgtttacatatcttacattactcatatcacctgtatatacagtattttataccatctactgcatcttgcctatgcagcTCGGTCCATCGCTTATtcatacttatatgtacatattctcattcaccccttcagatttgtgtgtattaggtagttgtgaaattgttagatattactgcactgtcggaactagaagcacaagcatttccctacactcgcattaacatctgctaaccatgtgttatatcatataacatataacatataaacaATGTAGCTATTGTCTCTGAAATGCACCCGTTCCCCACTGTTTTTTCAGGAAGGAGTGAAGACTGAAAACGACCACATCAACCTTAAGGTTGCAGGTCAAGATGGGTCAGTAGTCCAGTTCAAAATTAAAAGGCACACTCCGCTCAGCAAGCTGATGAAGGCGTACTGCGAAAGACAGGTGAGGCTGTCCTTAAAGTTTACATTCATCTGTACTTTTCTGCTCGTATAAGACAATGTTAAGCTTTGAGGCTGATTGTACAACCTTACAGGGCAACTCCTGACCACAGTAACTTGCTAGATGAGCCTGACAGtgttttctctcccctcatcttttATTTCAGGGTTTGTCAATTAGACAGATACGGTTTAGGTTTGACGGACAGCCAATCAACGAGACCGACACACCTGCACAGGTAGGTGACACTCACTTTCGGTGTAGTCCTCTATAATGCAAAAGATACAGAAGAAGTTATAACATGTACAGATGGAGTTACAAGTACACTGACCATTCTATGTATTTGTGTTGGCAGCTTGAGATGGAAGATGAGGATACTATTGATGTATTTCAACAACAGACTGGAGGAGGCTCCTTCCTCTCAGAGGCTTCTCTTAAAGGTGTATGGACCCTCTGAGGCGCCTCCCCCTCTGAGGACAGAAACACAGTTGATGAGCAGCAacttttttttattaaataatGGTCCCGCTTTTTTTTGTGTGATTGATCTGCTCGTAGCCATGGTCTTATTCTTTTCGAGCTGGATTTCATgccaccaatccacaaatgtcttgtttatATTCATATTGAGGATGGACTATAAACTGCTTGTTTTGGAggagaatgtgtttgtttcacaCACGGGACAATGGGGATGTGGGGGGTTCAACTCATTCAGGCTTTGTCCCAACTGGCTCCCTATTCCTCTTATAGTGCTCTACACTaaacaaagtagtgcactatagggtgccatttgggacacatattaAATCTACCATAGGTTGAGGGACTTAGTGTTGAACAGGTCTCATAATATgcaaaattatattttttatttttgtctgCTGTTTTTAAGTACATTTTGCAAAATATACAGTCCAAGTGATCAATTGTAATTTTAAACCTGTACAATGTGTTGAAGGAATATTGGTGAATGGGGTGCTCTACTGCTGGTGCCATTAGATTGAATTGCTTTGTGTCTCTGGAACAAAGGCTTTACTAAAGTGAACAGAAACGTCTATGATGGAAAAGAGTTTCAGGTCTATTTTCAACATCGCTTGAAAGAATGCAACTTACCTTTCACATGTCTGTTTGGTTTCTACCCCCTCACCCCTTCCACACAGATTTAAGGGAAGTAGTTGAGCTCCTGGTTTTAGCCCATCCCTCAATCAATATTTTGTGACAAAATAAAAGGGAATCCACCATGACTTCAACAACCTTTGATCTTTTTGTTTCTAATCAGACTTGATGAATCTTCCCACC harbors:
- the LOC139404867 gene encoding small ubiquitin-related modifier 3-like — its product is MSEEKPKEGVKTENDHINLKVAGQDGSVVQFKIKRHTPLSKLMKAYCERQGLSIRQIRFRFDGQPINETDTPAQLEMEDEDTIDVFQQQTGGGSFLSEASLKGVWTL